The following are encoded together in the Streptomyces tsukubensis genome:
- a CDS encoding carbohydrate kinase family protein, translating into MPHTFDLLVVGDANPDIVLGPLDGPLAFGQREQLVPTGLLTLGGSAAIVACGAARLGLKVAFAGRIGDDDAGRYVRGALEARGVDTDALRLDPELPTPLTTVVTRADDRAILTSPGTLATTDVTDVPEALVAASRHVHVASYFLLPALATALPTLWDTARRHGATTSLDTNDDPSGTWRTGALTEALARTDFLLPNAQEALALAGDEATDLDGAAALLARLGPLVVVKNGAAGALAHDGASVVRTGGTPARPKDTVGAGDSFDAGFIAATLRGLGTERALEVAAACGSLSTRAHGGTPAQATWDEALAALTRNGKNQS; encoded by the coding sequence ATGCCGCACACTTTCGACCTCCTCGTCGTCGGGGACGCCAACCCCGACATCGTCCTCGGGCCCCTCGATGGACCACTCGCCTTCGGACAGCGCGAACAGCTCGTCCCGACGGGGCTCCTCACGCTCGGCGGCTCCGCCGCGATCGTGGCCTGCGGAGCGGCGAGACTCGGCCTCAAGGTGGCGTTCGCCGGCCGGATCGGCGACGACGACGCCGGGCGCTACGTCCGTGGCGCGCTGGAGGCCAGGGGCGTCGACACGGACGCCCTGCGCCTCGACCCCGAGCTGCCCACGCCACTGACCACCGTCGTGACCCGCGCGGACGACCGCGCCATCCTCACCTCCCCCGGGACGCTCGCCACGACCGACGTGACCGATGTCCCTGAGGCGCTGGTCGCGGCCAGCCGCCACGTGCACGTCGCGTCGTACTTCCTGCTGCCCGCCCTCGCGACGGCGCTGCCCACGCTGTGGGACACCGCCCGCCGCCACGGGGCCACCACCTCCCTCGACACCAACGACGACCCCTCGGGCACGTGGCGGACGGGCGCCCTGACCGAGGCGCTCGCCCGTACCGACTTCCTGCTGCCCAACGCCCAGGAGGCGCTTGCCCTGGCCGGGGACGAGGCCACCGACCTCGACGGGGCGGCGGCGCTGCTCGCCCGCCTCGGTCCCCTGGTCGTGGTCAAGAACGGGGCAGCGGGAGCACTCGCCCACGACGGTGCCTCCGTCGTACGTACCGGAGGCACCCCCGCCCGCCCCAAGGACACGGTGGGCGCGGGCGACAGCTTCGACGCCGGGTTCATCGCCGCGACCCTCCGCGGCCTCGGCACGGAGCGGGCCCTCGAAGTCGCCGCCGCCTGCGGCTCCCTGTCCACCCGTGCCCACGGCGGCACCCCGGCCCAGGCCACCTGGGACGAAGCCCTCGCAGCTCTCACCCGCAACGGAAAGAACCAGTCATGA
- a CDS encoding thioesterase II family protein yields the protein MNSPLATGTRSYRRFHPAPGARSRLVCFPHAGGAAGTYTALSKELAPDTEVLGVQYPGRQDRAAEKGVGDIHELAAGVVEELVPLLDDRPLALFGHSMGALVAYETARLLEHEHGAPAAMLFASGRRAPSRRREGERKIHLKDDQGLVEELRALGGTDERLLAEPALLEVILPPVRADYRAVETYRHRPGPEPRCPFTVLVGDEDPRTTMEEVDDWRLHTDGACTVEVFPGGHFFVLDRTQEIAALVSARLRGLAPTA from the coding sequence GTGAACAGCCCTCTCGCGACCGGCACCCGGTCGTACCGACGCTTCCACCCGGCCCCCGGAGCCCGCTCCCGGCTGGTGTGTTTCCCGCACGCGGGCGGCGCGGCCGGCACCTACACGGCACTCTCGAAGGAGCTGGCCCCCGACACGGAGGTCCTGGGCGTGCAGTACCCCGGACGTCAGGACCGCGCGGCGGAGAAAGGGGTCGGTGACATCCACGAACTGGCCGCCGGCGTCGTCGAAGAGCTGGTGCCGCTCCTCGACGACCGGCCGCTCGCCCTCTTCGGCCACAGCATGGGCGCCCTGGTGGCCTACGAGACGGCCAGGCTGCTCGAACACGAACACGGCGCCCCGGCCGCGATGCTCTTCGCGTCGGGACGCCGTGCCCCCTCCAGGCGCAGGGAAGGGGAGAGGAAGATCCACCTCAAGGACGACCAGGGACTGGTGGAGGAGTTGCGCGCGCTGGGCGGGACCGATGAACGGCTGCTCGCGGAACCGGCCCTGCTGGAGGTGATCCTGCCTCCCGTACGCGCCGACTACCGGGCGGTCGAGACGTACCGGCACCGCCCGGGTCCCGAGCCGCGTTGCCCGTTCACCGTCCTGGTCGGTGACGAGGACCCGAGGACCACCATGGAAGAGGTCGACGACTGGCGCCTGCACACCGACGGCGCCTGCACCGTGGAGGTGTTCCCCGGCGGCCACTTCTTCGTCCTCGATCGGACACAGGAGATCGCGGCGCTCGTCTCCGCACGGCTGCGGGGCCTCGCCCCGACGGCGTAG
- the melA gene encoding alpha-glucosidase/alpha-galactosidase, whose product MTSKKIAFIGAGSVVFTQGLLTDIFAFPELREVHIALHDIDAERLRTAEGAARAIAGKTAAAPRITAHADRRAALEGADFVINIVQVGMNEATRTDFNVPAGFGIRQTIGDTLGIGGIFRALRTFPLLKALGEDIAEVCPDAWLLNYTNPMAMNVQYLTQATGLTRVVGLCHSVYWTMRDLSELVGVPYEEVTYRAAGVNHQAWVLRFEHEGVDLYPRLDALIADDAELRRRVRVDMYRRLGHYPTETSEHSSEYVPWYLGHASEVERLRLPIGDYLNIIEENTAEYEKTRAALAEDTELEVEATMEYAPQIIHSITTNTPRTVYGNVQNRGLIDNLPSTGTVEVPCLVDGLGVQPTRVGALPAQCAALNRNYLSMNDLVVRAAIEDDPRSIRQAAMVDPATAGALPVERIWELCDAMVLAHGELLQPSLRVTLGS is encoded by the coding sequence ATGACCAGCAAGAAGATCGCATTCATCGGCGCGGGCAGCGTCGTCTTCACCCAGGGGCTGCTCACCGACATCTTCGCCTTCCCCGAGCTGCGCGAAGTCCACATCGCCCTGCACGACATCGACGCGGAACGTCTGAGGACCGCGGAGGGCGCGGCCCGTGCCATCGCGGGGAAGACGGCCGCCGCACCGCGTATCACCGCCCACGCGGATCGGCGCGCGGCGCTGGAGGGCGCGGACTTCGTCATCAACATCGTGCAGGTCGGCATGAACGAGGCGACCCGCACCGACTTCAACGTGCCTGCGGGCTTCGGCATCCGCCAGACCATCGGTGACACGCTGGGCATCGGCGGGATCTTCCGCGCCCTGCGCACCTTCCCGCTGCTCAAGGCGCTCGGTGAGGACATCGCCGAGGTCTGCCCCGACGCCTGGCTGCTCAACTACACCAACCCCATGGCGATGAACGTCCAGTACCTCACCCAGGCCACCGGGCTGACCCGGGTCGTCGGCCTGTGCCACTCGGTGTACTGGACGATGCGTGACCTGTCGGAGCTGGTCGGCGTCCCCTACGAGGAGGTCACCTACCGCGCGGCGGGCGTCAACCACCAGGCGTGGGTCCTGCGGTTCGAGCACGAGGGTGTCGACCTCTACCCGCGCCTCGACGCCCTCATCGCGGACGACGCGGAGCTGCGGCGCAGGGTCCGTGTCGACATGTACCGCCGGCTCGGTCACTACCCGACGGAGACCAGCGAGCACTCCTCCGAGTACGTCCCCTGGTACCTCGGTCACGCGAGCGAGGTGGAGCGGCTGCGGCTCCCCATCGGCGACTACCTCAACATCATCGAGGAGAACACGGCCGAGTACGAGAAGACCCGCGCCGCCCTCGCGGAAGACACCGAGCTGGAGGTCGAGGCGACGATGGAGTACGCGCCGCAGATCATCCACAGCATCACCACCAACACGCCGCGTACCGTCTACGGCAACGTCCAGAACCGCGGACTCATCGACAACCTCCCCTCCACGGGAACCGTCGAGGTGCCCTGCCTGGTCGACGGCCTGGGGGTCCAGCCGACCCGCGTCGGTGCCCTGCCCGCCCAGTGCGCGGCGCTCAACCGCAACTACCTGAGCATGAACGACCTCGTCGTGCGTGCCGCGATCGAGGACGACCCGCGCTCCATCAGGCAGGCCGCGATGGTGGACCCCGCTACCGCCGGGGCCCTGCCCGTCGAGCGCATCTGGGAGCTGTGCGACGCCATGGTCCTCGCCCACGGCGAGCTGCTCCAGCCGTCGCTGCGCGTGACCCTCGGCAGCTGA
- a CDS encoding SIS domain-containing protein, which translates to MSYTSDEIASQPDCWRRAVRDLPQHAAALPSPGERVAVIGCGTSLFMAQAYAQLREAAGLGVTDAYPASEARTHRGYDRVVALTRSGTTTEVISALEQSPANTRTTTITGVADSPAAKLSDDVICLDYADERSVVQTRFPTTLLMLLRAHSGLSVDQALADVVTAVEAPLDAALLGAQQISFLGADWSTGVASEAALKVREAAAWWTESYSFMEYRHGPIAVAAPGRAVWSLAPIPAELAGRIRETGATLREPVLDPLAELVMIQRLAVELATAAGRNPDEPANLTRSVVLSPAG; encoded by the coding sequence ATGTCGTACACCTCTGACGAAATCGCCTCCCAGCCCGACTGCTGGCGGCGCGCCGTGCGGGACCTGCCGCAGCACGCGGCGGCCCTGCCCTCGCCGGGTGAGCGGGTCGCTGTCATCGGCTGCGGTACCTCGCTCTTCATGGCCCAGGCCTACGCCCAGCTGCGGGAGGCCGCGGGTCTCGGTGTCACCGACGCCTACCCCGCCTCCGAGGCGAGGACCCACCGGGGCTACGACCGGGTGGTGGCGCTGACCCGCTCGGGTACCACCACCGAGGTCATCTCCGCTCTTGAGCAGAGCCCGGCGAACACCCGCACCACCACGATCACCGGCGTCGCCGACTCCCCCGCCGCCAAGCTGTCCGATGACGTCATCTGCCTCGACTACGCGGACGAGCGCTCCGTCGTGCAGACCCGCTTCCCCACCACGCTGCTCATGCTGCTCCGTGCCCACTCGGGGCTCTCTGTCGACCAGGCCCTGGCCGATGTCGTCACTGCGGTGGAGGCGCCGCTCGACGCCGCGCTGCTCGGCGCCCAGCAGATCTCCTTCCTCGGCGCCGACTGGAGCACGGGAGTCGCCTCCGAGGCCGCACTGAAGGTCAGGGAGGCCGCAGCGTGGTGGACGGAGTCGTACTCCTTCATGGAGTACCGGCACGGTCCCATCGCGGTGGCCGCGCCGGGGCGCGCCGTGTGGAGTCTGGCGCCGATCCCCGCCGAGCTGGCCGGCCGGATCCGCGAGACGGGTGCCACGCTGCGTGAGCCCGTACTCGACCCGCTGGCGGAGCTCGTGATGATCCAGCGCCTCGCCGTCGAGCTCGCCACCGCCGCGGGGCGTAACCCCGACGAGCCGGCCAACCTCACCCGCTCGGTCGTCCTCAGCCCCGCGGGCTGA